A genomic region of Pyrus communis chromosome 14, drPyrComm1.1, whole genome shotgun sequence contains the following coding sequences:
- the LOC137714897 gene encoding universal stress protein PHOS34-like isoform X2: MAAGKQVMVIGADDSEESHYALEWTLDHFFKPFGGDTAPFKLIIVHAKPSVSSVVGFVGTGAGVLPIVDADLKKMAARVTEKAKEFCASKSVTDVVVEVMEGDARNVLCEAAERHQASILVVGSHGYGAIKRAFLGSVSDYCAHQAHCSVMIVKKPKTQH, encoded by the exons ATGGCGGCAGGGAAGCAAGTGATGGTGATCGGGGCAGACGACAGTGAGGAGAGCCACTACGCTCTGGAATGGACTTTGGATCACTTCTTCAAGCCTTTCGGCGGCGACACAGCTCCGTTCAAGCTCATCATCGTCCACGCCAAGCCATCGGTTTCCTCCGTGGTTGGCTTCGTCGGCACCG GGGCGGGGGTTCTGCCGATCGTGGACGCTGATTTGAAGAAGATGGCTGCCCGTGTAACTGAGAAGGCCAAGGAATTTTGCGCTTCTAAATCG GTGACCGATGTGGTCGTGGAGGTTATGGAAGGAGATGCTAGGAACGTTCTGTGTGAGGCTGCTGAAAGACACCAGGCATCCATCTTGGTTGTGGGAAGCCATGGCTATGGAGCCATCAAAAG GGCGTTTTTGGGAAGCGTAAGCGACTACTGCGCTCATCAAGCGCACTGCTCCGTGATGATTGTGAAGAAGCCTAAAACCCAGCACTGA
- the LOC137714897 gene encoding universal stress protein PHOS34-like isoform X1 has protein sequence MAAGKQVMVIGADDSEESHYALEWTLDHFFKPFGGDTAPFKLIIVHAKPSVSSVVGFVGTAGAGVLPIVDADLKKMAARVTEKAKEFCASKSVTDVVVEVMEGDARNVLCEAAERHQASILVVGSHGYGAIKRAFLGSVSDYCAHQAHCSVMIVKKPKTQH, from the exons ATGGCGGCAGGGAAGCAAGTGATGGTGATCGGGGCAGACGACAGTGAGGAGAGCCACTACGCTCTGGAATGGACTTTGGATCACTTCTTCAAGCCTTTCGGCGGCGACACAGCTCCGTTCAAGCTCATCATCGTCCACGCCAAGCCATCGGTTTCCTCCGTGGTTGGCTTCGTCGGCACCG CAGGGGCGGGGGTTCTGCCGATCGTGGACGCTGATTTGAAGAAGATGGCTGCCCGTGTAACTGAGAAGGCCAAGGAATTTTGCGCTTCTAAATCG GTGACCGATGTGGTCGTGGAGGTTATGGAAGGAGATGCTAGGAACGTTCTGTGTGAGGCTGCTGAAAGACACCAGGCATCCATCTTGGTTGTGGGAAGCCATGGCTATGGAGCCATCAAAAG GGCGTTTTTGGGAAGCGTAAGCGACTACTGCGCTCATCAAGCGCACTGCTCCGTGATGATTGTGAAGAAGCCTAAAACCCAGCACTGA
- the LOC137714898 gene encoding phytochrome A-associated F-box protein-like, with protein sequence MAGTLFSKLSDDVVLNILFKLEEDPRNWARLACSCTKFSSMIRNVCWKTKCYKVIPSVVSDLLTGSTEPAGGWAALHKLAVCCPGLLHSGVLFENSDFGLERELGPDENYRILDSNPVGASLAANPPTEASSSQIGANQEVGSCGNDCSWSLFDDLYFDTVYNDSEAHQEQDNPQLESAAAEADQVAVENGAVGVGGEFSICKRRKVCRPMRSHLASGVWNLSREQGNKLLHSRFRGDRLYICDWPGCVHIEEKRNYMLFRGLFKDFKGSQVWRTIKDGNRSKIDLNCAFCACKDTWDLHSAFCLRRVFGYHDDGEPVVRAYVCENGHVSGAWTDLPLYS encoded by the coding sequence ATGGCCGGAACCCTGTTCTCGAAGCTCTCCGACGACGTCGTTCTGAACATCCTCTTCAAGCTCGAGGAGGATCCGCGGAACTGGGCTCGGCTCGCCTGCTCCTGCACCAAGTTCTCCTCCATGATCCGCAACGTCTGCTGGAAGACCAAGTGCTACAAAGTCATTCCCTCGGTCGTCTCCGATCTCCTTACCGGCTCCACCGAGCCTGCCGGCGGCTGGGCCGCCCTTCACAAGCTCGCTGTCTGCTGCCCTGGCCTCCTCCACTCCGGCGTCCTCTTCGAGAACTCCGACTTTGGGCTCGAGCGCGAGCTCGGTCCCGACGAGAATTACCGGATATTGGACTCCAATCCAGTCGGCGCATCTCTGGCGGCGAATCCTCCGACCGAGGCTTCCTCGAGCCAAATTGGCGCGAATCAGGAGGTGGGTTCTTGTGGAAATGATTGTTCTTGGTCTTTGTTCGATGATCTTTATTTCGATACAGTCTATAACGATTCTGAAGCCCATCAAGAGCAAGATAATCCCCAATTAGAATCAGCAGCGGCGGAGGCGGATCAAGTCGCCGTCGAGAATGGCGCCGTTGGAGTGGGCGGCGAATTTTCGATATGCAAGAGAAGGAAGGTCTGCAGACCGATGAGGTCGCATTTGGCTTCTGGGGTCTGGAATCTGAGCCGTGAGCAGGGCAACAAGCTTCTCCACAGCCGGTTCCGCGGCGATCGCTTGTACATTTGTGATTGGCCCGGTTGCGTGCACATCGAGGAGAAGCGAAATTACATGCTTTTCAGAGGGCTTTTCAAGGATTTCAAGGGGTCCCAAGTGTGGAGGACGATCAAGGATGGGAACCGCAGCAAGATTGATCTGAACTGCGCGTTTTGCGCCTGCAAAGACACTTGGGATTTGCATTCTGCATTCTGCTTGAGGCGGGTTTTCGGGTACCATGACGATGGCGAGCCGGTTGTTCGAGCTTATGTCTGCGAAAATGGGCATGTCTCGGGGGCTTGGACCGACCTGCCATTGTACTCTTGA
- the LOC137714863 gene encoding serine/arginine-rich-splicing factor SR34-like isoform X1, translating to MSSRSMSRTLYVGNLPGDIREREVEDLFFKYGRIAHIDLKVPPRPPGYAFVEFEDSRDAEDALRGRDGYDFDGHRLRVELAHGGRGHSSSSDRHSNYSGGRGGRGMSRRSDYRVLVSELPPSASWQDLKDHMRRAGDVCFSQVFRDGSGTTGIVDYTNLEDMKYAIKKLDGSEFRNAFDRQSVRVREYDAKRDSSRSPSRGRSHSRGRSYSRSRSPSYGRGRSRSKSPKTKSSRLSPARSRSRSASLPRSRSRSRSPSGSRSRSRSPVPSKRISKSPRKHISKSPKKRSASRSPIRSRSRSKSLSR from the exons ATGAGCAGTCGGAGTATGAGCAGAACTCTCTATGTTGGGAATCTGCCCGGCGATATACGCGAGAGAGAGGTGGAAGATTTGTTTTTCAAG TATGGACGCATAGCTCATATTGACCTGAAGGTCCCCCCAAGGCCTCCTGGTTATGCATTTGTTGAG TTTGAAGACTCTCGTGATGCTGAAGATGCACTCCGTGGTCGTGATGGCTATGATTTTGATGGGCATCGTTTAAGA GTTGAACTTGCACATGGAGGGCGTGGGCATTCATCTTCTTCAGATCGTCATAGTAATTATAGTGGTGGTCGAGGTGGACGTGGGATGTCCAGGCGCTCAGATTATCGTG TGTTAGTCAGTGAACTTCCCCCTTCCGCTTCATGGCAAGATCTTAAG GATCATATGCGACGGGCGGGAGATGTCTGTTTTTCCCAAGTTTTTCGTGATGGTAGTG GCACAACAGGGATTGTAGACTACACAAACTTAGAAGATATGAAGTATGCG ATCAAAAAGCTTGATGGCTCGGAGTTCCGAAATGCTTTTGACCGCCAATCTGTTCGC GTGAGGGAATATGATGCGAAGAGGGACTCGTCTAGGAGCCCTAGTCGCGGTCGATCTCATTCAAGAGGCAGGAGCTATAGTCGCAGTCGTAGTCCAAGTTATGGCCGGGGCAGAAGCAGGAG CAAGTCTCCAAAAACCAAATCTTCACGCCTCTCACCCGCTAGATCTCGATCAAGATCTGCTTCTCTCCCCCGTTCGCGATCAAGGTCTCGCTCTCCATCAGG ATCACGATCAAGAAGCAGATCTCCAGTGCCTTCG AAACGCATAAGTAAAAGCCCGAGGAAGCACATTAGTAAAAGTCCAAAGAAGCGTAGTGCCAGCAGGAGTCCAATCCGGAGCAGGAGCAGGAGCAAGAGTTTGTCACG GTGA
- the LOC137714863 gene encoding serine/arginine-rich-splicing factor SR34-like isoform X2, with amino-acid sequence MSSRSMSRTLYVGNLPGDIREREVEDLFFKYGRIAHIDLKVPPRPPGYAFVEFEDSRDAEDALRGRDGYDFDGHRLRVELAHGGRGHSSSSDRHSNYSGGRGGRGMSRRSDYRVLVSELPPSASWQDLKDHMRRAGDVCFSQVFRDGSGTTGIVDYTNLEDMKYAIKKLDGSEFRNAFDRQSVRVREYDAKRDSSRSPSRGRSHSRGRSYSRSRSPSYGRGRSRSKSPKTKSSRLSPARSRSRSASLPRSRSRSRSPSGYGYMRRTGDWILGS; translated from the exons ATGAGCAGTCGGAGTATGAGCAGAACTCTCTATGTTGGGAATCTGCCCGGCGATATACGCGAGAGAGAGGTGGAAGATTTGTTTTTCAAG TATGGACGCATAGCTCATATTGACCTGAAGGTCCCCCCAAGGCCTCCTGGTTATGCATTTGTTGAG TTTGAAGACTCTCGTGATGCTGAAGATGCACTCCGTGGTCGTGATGGCTATGATTTTGATGGGCATCGTTTAAGA GTTGAACTTGCACATGGAGGGCGTGGGCATTCATCTTCTTCAGATCGTCATAGTAATTATAGTGGTGGTCGAGGTGGACGTGGGATGTCCAGGCGCTCAGATTATCGTG TGTTAGTCAGTGAACTTCCCCCTTCCGCTTCATGGCAAGATCTTAAG GATCATATGCGACGGGCGGGAGATGTCTGTTTTTCCCAAGTTTTTCGTGATGGTAGTG GCACAACAGGGATTGTAGACTACACAAACTTAGAAGATATGAAGTATGCG ATCAAAAAGCTTGATGGCTCGGAGTTCCGAAATGCTTTTGACCGCCAATCTGTTCGC GTGAGGGAATATGATGCGAAGAGGGACTCGTCTAGGAGCCCTAGTCGCGGTCGATCTCATTCAAGAGGCAGGAGCTATAGTCGCAGTCGTAGTCCAAGTTATGGCCGGGGCAGAAGCAGGAG CAAGTCTCCAAAAACCAAATCTTCACGCCTCTCACCCGCTAGATCTCGATCAAGATCTGCTTCTCTCCCCCGTTCGCGATCAAGGTCTCGCTCTCCATCAGG atATGGATATATGCGGCGAACTGGGGATTGGATATTAGGATCTTGA
- the LOC137714864 gene encoding NADH dehydrogenase [ubiquinone] iron-sulfur protein 5-B-like: MASGWGITGNKGRCYDFWVDFSECMSRCREPKDCVLLREDYLECLHHSKEFQRRNRIYKEEQRKIRAAARAKEGGEVDKHHHP, from the exons ATGGCATCGGGGTGGGGAATCACCGGCAACAAGGGGCGGTGCTACGATTTCTGGGTCGACTTCAGCGAGTGCATGTCTCGCTGCCGTGAGCCCAAGGACTGTGTCCTCCTCCGCGAAGACTACCTCGAGTGCCTCCACCACTCCAAAGAG TTTCAACGAAGGAATCGTATTTACAAGGAGGAGCAACGTAAAATCAGGGCAGCTGCACGGGCCAAGGAGGGTGGGGAGGTTGATAAGCATCACCATCCGTAG